In Quercus lobata isolate SW786 chromosome 12, ValleyOak3.0 Primary Assembly, whole genome shotgun sequence, a genomic segment contains:
- the LOC115970910 gene encoding RAN GTPase-activating protein 1, with protein sequence MDSATQTFQHRSLPIKLWPPSQSSRLMLVERMTKNLTTPSIFSRKYGLLSKDEAEEDAKHIEDIAFATASQNFEKEPDGDGSSAVQIYAKESSKLMLEVLKRGPRIKEDREVMIANETIFDISGGRRAFIEADEAEELLQPLRGPNSYTKICFSNRSFGLDAAHVAEPILLSIKDQLNEVDLSDFIAGRPEAEALEVMNIFSSALEGSVLRYLNLSNNAMGEKGVRAFESLLSSQRDLEELYLMNDGISEEAARAVCELIPSTEKLRVLHFHNNMTGDEGALAISEMVRSSPALEDFRCSSTRVGSEGGVALSEALGTCTHLKKLDLRDNMFGVEAGLALSKAISVFADLTEVYLSYLNLEDDGAESLANSLKDSAPSLEVLDMAGNDITAKAAASLAACLAAKQFLAKLNLSENELKDEGAILISQALEVGHVQLNEVDLSANSIRRAGARLLAQAVVHKPGFKLLNINSNFISDEGIDDVKNIFKNSPNMLGPLDENDPEGEDLDEEAEEDGADNEDELESKLKNLEIKQNE encoded by the coding sequence ATGGATTCGGCAACACAAACTTTCCAACACCGCTCATTGCCAATCAAATTATGGCCCCCTAGCCAGAGTTCAAGGTTGATGCTTGTAGAACGAATGACCAAGAATCTTACAACTCCATCCATTTTCTCGAGAAAGTATGGCCTGTTGAGTAAAGACGAGGCAGAGGAGGATGCCAAACACATAGAAGATATTGCTTTTGCAACTGCAAGCCAAAACTTTGAGAAGGAGCCAGATGGTGATGGGAGTTCTGCAGTGCAAATTTACGCCAAGGAATCAAGTAAACTAATGTTGGAAGTCCTTAAAAGAGGCCCCAGAATAAAGGAGGATAGAGAGGTTATGATAGCTAATGAAACAATCTTTGATATATCTGGAGGTCGCAGGGCTTTTATTGAAGCAGACGAGGCTGAGGAGCTTCTACAGCCATTGAGGGGACCAAACTCATATACTAAGATTTGCTTCAGCAATAGAAGTTTTGGCTTGGATGCTGCTCATGTTGCTGAACCCATTTTGTTATCCATTAAGGATCAATTGAATGAAGTAGACCTATCAGATTTTATTGCTGGAAGACCTGAGGCAGAAGCTCTTGAGGTCATGAATATATTTTCTTCAGCATTGGAAGGTTCTGTTTTGAGATATTTGAACCTTTCAAACAATGCCATGGGCGAAAAGGGTGTTAGGGCATTTGAGTCACTTCTAAGTTCACAGAGGGATTTGGAAGAGCTTTATTTGATGAATGATGGTATCTCAGAGGAAGCTGCAAGAGCAGTTTGTGAACTAATTCCCTCCACTGAGAAGCTTAGGGTTCTTCATTTTCACAACAACATGACTGGAGATGAAGGGGCACTTGCTATATCTGAGATGGTGAGAAGTTCTCCAGCATTGGAGGATTTCCGGTGTTCTTCTACAAGGGTAGGCTCTGAAGGGGGAGTTGCCTTATCTGAAGCACTAGGGACTTGTACTCATTTAAAGAAGCTTGATTTGCGTGACAACATGTTTGGTGTAGAAGCTGGACTTGCTTTAAGTAAAGCTATATCTGTCTTTGCAGATCTTACTGAGGTTTATTTAAGTTACCTCAACTTGGAGGATGACGGGGCAGAATCCCTTGCCAATTCTCTCAAGGATTCTGCGCCATCACTTGAAGTTCTGGATATGGCTGGAAATGACATTACTGCCAAAGCTGCTGCTTCTTTAGCAGCCTGTTTAGCAGCAAAACAATTTCTCGCCAAGTTGAACTTATCTGAGAATGAACTGAAGGATGAGGGTGCAATTCTGATCAGCCAGGCATTGGAAGTGGGCCATGTCCAACTAAATGAAGTTGATCTCAGTGCAAATTCAATTAGAAGGGCTGGGGCAAGGCTCTTGGCACAGGCTGTTGTGCACAAACCTGGATTTAAGTTACTAAATATCAACTCTAATTTCATATCTGATGAAGGGATTGATGATGTTAAGAATATATTTAAGAATTCCCCTAATATGCTTGGGCCCTTGGATGAGAATGACCCTGAAGGAGAAGATCTTGATGAGGAGGCTGAAGAGGATGGTGCTGATAATGAGGATGAATTGGAATCAAAACTCAAGAACCTTGAAATCAAGCAAAATGAATAG